In one Dermatophagoides farinae isolate YC_2012a chromosome 4, ASM2471394v1, whole genome shotgun sequence genomic region, the following are encoded:
- the LOC124490809 gene encoding fatty acid-binding protein — MAIEGKYQMESSEHFEEFVKEMGLDVDMTNVDLSKTSTMEICKDGDVYHIKSETAGIAHEIKFKVGEEFEDDMNGHKFKNVVTMECDNKMVQKKTSADGGKVVNVVREFTDAGCTVKSTYNTVTWTRVYKRM; from the exons atggCCATCGAAGGAAAATATCAAATGGAATCTTCGGAACATTTCGAAGAATTTGTCAAAGAAATGG gCCTTGACGTCGACATGACCAACGTTGATCTCTCGAAAACTTCGACCATGGAAATCTGCAAAGATGGTGACGTGTATCACATCAAAAGCGAAACGGCCGGCATTGCTCATGAGATCAAATTCAAAGTGGGCGAAGAATTCGAAGACGACATGAATGGACATAAATTCAAGAATGTCGTCACCATGGAATGTGATAACAAAATGGTGCAGAAGAAAACATCGGCCGATGGTGGCAAAGTGGTGAATGTTGTGAGAGAATTCACTGATGCCGGTTGTACAGTGAAATCCACCTACAACACTGTCACTTGGACTCGTGTCTATAAACGCATGtag